One segment of Streptomyces sp. XD-27 DNA contains the following:
- a CDS encoding AMP-binding protein — MLATVPASPDWVLPCLVLGVAACPPELVHRWTPGRRMINTYGPTEATIAMTIGRDIPDGDEIPPIGYPTANTRALVLDAWMRMVPPGAVGELYIAGVGVARGYLGRAGLTAARFVADPFGSGERMYRTGDLVWWNPEGELVFVGRVDDQVKVRGFRIEPGEVEAALLAQESVGQAVAVVRASHAGERLVGYVTPAGEAAVDAVAVREGVAARLPEYMVPAAVVVLDALPVTANGKVDRKALPEPDFSGRVSDREPVTEVERMLCDLFAEVLGLPRVGADDSFFELGGDSLLSMQLAARAHRDGMVFGPREVFEHRTPAGIATIVQLGTDDPGAGAEIPSGVDLLDLDQEEIDAFEAEFNHQ; from the coding sequence GTGCTGGCCACCGTTCCCGCATCACCCGACTGGGTACTGCCGTGCCTGGTACTGGGCGTGGCGGCGTGTCCTCCTGAACTCGTGCACCGGTGGACGCCCGGGCGCCGGATGATCAACACCTATGGGCCGACCGAGGCCACGATCGCCATGACGATCGGCCGGGACATTCCGGACGGTGATGAGATTCCGCCGATCGGGTATCCGACCGCGAACACCCGGGCGCTCGTCCTGGATGCGTGGATGCGGATGGTGCCACCGGGTGCGGTGGGCGAGTTGTACATAGCCGGTGTGGGTGTGGCGCGGGGGTATCTGGGCCGAGCGGGGTTGACCGCGGCTCGATTCGTAGCCGATCCGTTCGGCTCGGGTGAGCGGATGTATCGGACCGGGGACCTGGTCTGGTGGAACCCGGAAGGGGAGCTGGTCTTCGTCGGTCGTGTCGACGACCAGGTGAAGGTGCGCGGCTTCCGCATCGAGCCGGGTGAGGTCGAGGCGGCGCTCCTGGCGCAGGAGTCGGTGGGGCAGGCGGTGGCGGTGGTCCGCGCCAGTCATGCCGGCGAACGGCTGGTGGGGTACGTGACCCCTGCCGGGGAGGCCGCGGTGGACGCCGTGGCGGTGCGCGAGGGCGTGGCGGCCCGGTTGCCGGAGTACATGGTGCCGGCGGCGGTGGTGGTGCTCGACGCGCTGCCCGTGACAGCGAACGGGAAGGTCGACCGCAAGGCGCTGCCGGAGCCCGACTTCAGCGGACGCGTCTCCGACAGGGAGCCGGTCACCGAGGTCGAACGGATGCTGTGCGATCTGTTCGCCGAGGTGCTCGGGCTGCCGCGGGTCGGTGCGGACGACAGCTTCTTCGAGCTGGGCGGGGATTCGCTTCTCTCGATGCAGCTGGCGGCGCGGGCCCACCGTGACGGCATGGTCTTCGGCCCGCGGGAGGTGTTCGAGCACCGGACGCCGGCGGGCATCGCGACGATCGTGCAG
- a CDS encoding non-ribosomal peptide synthetase, whose protein sequence is MNSTAQATPTVLELFASHVDRTPDAVAVVAGDQVLTYRQLDERAGRLAGRLINGGIRRGDRVAVMMDRSPDLLVATLAVWKAGAVYVPVDAAYPARRVAFMVADAEVSLMVCSAAARGGVPDGVESIEVDAATDEDACDAAAVTVHPGDLAYVMYTSGSTGAPKGVAIPHRSLVELVESPGWAMEPGDAVLMHAPYAFDASMFEIWVPLAWGARVMIAEPGPVDAQRLRELVAAGLTRAYLTAGNFRAVAEESPESFAGLHEVQTGGDLVPAHAVRRVREACPRARIRHLYGPTEATVWATWHVLEPGDEMGPTLPIGRSLPGRRAHVLDESLRPVGPGVVGELYLSGAGLADGYLNRPGLTAERFVADPFAPDSASEGGGGQVTGGRMYRTGDLAQWTADGELLFAGRVDHQVKIRGYRIEPGEIEAALTAQPGIDDAVLVAIDGRPIGYVVADRDADPDLIRERLGAELPEYMIPAAVIVLDALPLTANGKVDRAALPAPEFAANATGREPVTEPERVLCDLFAELLGLERVGVDDGLIQLGGDSIIAMRMAARAVKAGLLLTPAQILEEQTPARLAAVARAVPADRPADQPLIALTAQDEADLATAHAEAEEIWPLAPLQEGLLFQSTLDDQGPGDQGRDIYQVHWLVELSGPLDVPRLRATWEAIFARHPQLRPSFHRLPSGKAVQVVHRHVTLPWQEVDLTGADDVDAAVDALVVREQKNRFDLAEPPLARLVLMRVAEDRHRLLVVIHHTLIDGWSVAVILNEAAEAYAAGGQLPERAGSASYRDYLAWLDRQDKDAARAAWRAELSGLGEPALVATAAPVADYDHHVVHLPTDLHTRLTRLARDHGLTLNTVVQGAWAMVLARLLRRTDVVFGATVACRPAQLPGVESMPGLMMNTVPVRVPLDGGQSVIDMLTEVQRRQAALIPHQHLGLPEIQKAAGAGATFDTLLVFENYPREFAGQFTYLGTVEGTHYPLTLGIIPGDHFRIQLSYWRGQIRESVAESALQWFVDALATLVADPSGSVGRIGMAEGHAHEPAPALAAGETLPALVRRVVRERPHNVAVVDAEGELSFGQLWDRAVELAAVLRNRGVGPEHRVGVVVDRSSWWLVGILGVSLAGGAFVPVDPAYPAERVKWILDDADPVSVVCVGTTRPAVPEEFADRLVVIGETDPAEGSDAELPQAGPGDAAYVMYTSGSTGAPKGVVVSHTGLGNLAAAQIDRFGVTPSSRVLQFAALGFDAMVSEVLMALLSGATLVMAPARDLPPQVSLTEALERWQVTHVTVPPSVLGTVDVLPDELQTVVVAGEACPPSLVDRWSEGLRLIDAYGPAEATVCAAMSTPLTAGRDVVPIGTPIAGGRCYVLDAFLLPLPPGIVGELYVAGIGLARGYLGRAGLTAERFVADPLAPGERMYRTGDLAYWTSQGDLVFAGRADDQVKVRGFRIEPGEIESALADHPGVSQAAVTVRADRLLAYVSPSDIDPHAVREGLASRLPQHMVPTAVMALDALPVTANGKIDRGALPDPDFAAATAGREPVTETERVLCGLFAEVLGIDRVGADDSFFELGGDSILSMQLASRARHTGLTFTSRDVFECRTPERLAQLTARSALPHSDHAPAADGVGGVAWTPVMRMLGDGVVGAGFAQWAAVGAPQDLTEDVLAAGLAALVDSHDMLRLRTEPGRLVVGEPGSVDPAGLVTRVEAAGRPLDEAVEDAAREAVARLDPAAGVMVQAVWVDRGPDRLGRVVLVVHHLAVDGVSWRVLLPDLQAACEAVAAGRDPVVEPAGVSFRRWAGLLEEWAVSEERVGELPAWKAIVGQEDQPVAAPELTTGRDTDGVVRSRSWVAPKADTSVLVGRAPGVFHCGAHEVLLAGLAGAVARWHGVDALLVDVESHGRHPVDGMDLSRTVGWFTSVHPVRLDVAGIDLADALTGGSAAGRLLKAVKEQSRAVPGDGLGYGLLRYLNGETGPVLAALPSPQIGFNYLGRFAAGDQNDGRAWQLAGDIGSSMDASTELPHAVDANAIVQDLPDGPQLTLTLEWPDGLLDEAEIERLGQQWLDMLSGLARQAADSAAGGHTASDFALVDLEQHEIEALEAEHSGAGGLAEVLPLSPLQHGLAFHAGFVGDGVDVYTGQAVLDLTGPLDMPLLRKSVRGLLDRHANLRAGFRHSAAGVPYQVIAGTVEVPLTQVDVTESADPQAEAEVVAAAERAKPFELARPPLLRFMVIVVGPDQYQLVLTSHHILLDGWSIHLLLDELFQLYDNGADPLALAPVTPYGQYLAWLSRTDRDAASTAWREALAGLPEPTLVAADRLVPVQMSEQIWGALDETSFEAVAARAREFGVTVSTLLQAVWGVVLGAMTGRDDVVFGSVVSGRSAELPGIDTMVGLFINTVPVRVRMEPQHTFTELTRRLQSEQTALLTHHHLGLADIQQAVGLGQLFDTLFVYENYPKPAAPDDAAAGAEPDRLRVQGVTDADSTHYPLALTAIPGDGLQLRLERQPELVTAAQADAVLDRFTQVLEALVAAPRVPLSVVPILTDAERRQLRAFNDTAVEVPAQTLPEMFAARVAATPEATAAVFENQSLTYAQLDTRANQFAHWLIDHGVGTEDRVAIMLPRCLELVVTVLGVTKAGAAWLPIDANYPQARIDYILADARPAVVVDESVVRAVSGYPTDPVRSRAVPENAAYLIYTSGSTGKPKGVVLTHTGLASLANSLAERLDLTTRSRVLALASPSFDVSVLELLMAVGGGAALVVPPEGVVAGGELAEVLASREISHALIPPPCWPPFPHHPTGYCRAWYWAWRRVLLNSCTGGRPGAG, encoded by the coding sequence ATGAATTCCACAGCGCAAGCCACACCGACGGTGTTGGAGCTGTTCGCCTCGCATGTCGACCGGACGCCCGACGCGGTGGCCGTCGTAGCCGGTGATCAGGTTCTGACGTATCGGCAACTCGATGAGCGGGCGGGCCGGCTGGCCGGGCGCCTGATCAATGGGGGCATCCGCCGCGGCGACCGCGTCGCGGTCATGATGGACCGCTCGCCCGACCTGCTCGTGGCGACGCTCGCCGTATGGAAGGCGGGGGCCGTGTACGTCCCGGTGGACGCCGCCTACCCAGCGAGGCGAGTGGCGTTCATGGTGGCGGACGCCGAAGTGTCCCTGATGGTGTGTTCGGCCGCGGCGCGCGGCGGCGTACCGGACGGGGTCGAGTCGATCGAGGTGGACGCCGCCACGGACGAAGACGCGTGCGACGCGGCGGCCGTCACGGTGCACCCGGGCGATCTGGCCTACGTGATGTACACCTCCGGCTCGACGGGCGCCCCGAAGGGGGTGGCCATCCCGCACCGGAGCCTGGTGGAGCTGGTGGAGAGCCCCGGCTGGGCGATGGAGCCCGGCGACGCGGTCCTCATGCACGCGCCCTACGCGTTCGACGCGTCCATGTTCGAGATCTGGGTGCCGCTGGCGTGGGGCGCCCGCGTGATGATCGCGGAGCCGGGGCCGGTGGACGCCCAGCGCCTGCGGGAGTTGGTCGCGGCCGGGTTGACGCGGGCGTATCTGACCGCCGGGAACTTCCGCGCTGTGGCGGAGGAGTCGCCGGAGTCCTTCGCGGGGCTCCATGAGGTGCAGACCGGTGGTGACCTGGTGCCCGCGCACGCGGTGCGCAGGGTGCGGGAGGCCTGCCCCCGAGCGCGGATCCGGCACCTGTACGGCCCGACCGAAGCGACCGTGTGGGCGACGTGGCACGTGCTCGAGCCAGGTGACGAGATGGGCCCGACGCTGCCGATCGGGCGGTCCCTGCCGGGCCGCCGGGCTCATGTGCTCGACGAGTCGCTGCGGCCCGTGGGCCCGGGTGTGGTCGGTGAGCTGTACCTCTCCGGTGCCGGTCTGGCGGACGGCTATCTGAACCGGCCGGGTCTGACCGCGGAGCGGTTCGTGGCGGATCCGTTCGCACCCGATAGCGCCTCCGAGGGCGGTGGCGGTCAGGTGACGGGCGGACGGATGTACCGGACCGGGGACCTCGCCCAGTGGACCGCGGACGGTGAGCTGCTGTTCGCGGGCCGGGTCGACCACCAGGTGAAGATCCGCGGGTACCGGATCGAGCCCGGCGAGATCGAGGCCGCGCTGACGGCCCAGCCGGGCATCGACGACGCCGTACTGGTGGCGATCGACGGGCGCCCGATCGGTTACGTGGTGGCGGACAGGGACGCGGATCCCGATCTCATCCGCGAGCGTCTCGGGGCCGAACTGCCGGAGTACATGATTCCGGCCGCTGTCATCGTGCTGGACGCACTCCCCCTGACCGCCAACGGCAAGGTGGACCGAGCGGCTCTGCCCGCGCCCGAGTTCGCGGCGAACGCAACCGGCCGCGAACCGGTGACCGAGCCGGAGCGTGTGCTGTGCGATCTCTTCGCCGAGCTGCTCGGCCTGGAGCGAGTCGGGGTCGACGACGGCTTGATCCAGTTGGGCGGAGACTCGATCATCGCGATGCGCATGGCGGCACGCGCGGTCAAGGCGGGCCTGCTGCTGACACCCGCCCAGATCCTGGAGGAGCAGACGCCCGCACGCCTGGCGGCCGTCGCGCGTGCCGTACCCGCTGATCGCCCCGCCGACCAGCCGCTGATCGCCCTGACCGCGCAGGACGAGGCGGACCTGGCGACCGCCCACGCGGAGGCGGAGGAGATCTGGCCGCTGGCACCGCTCCAGGAGGGGTTGCTCTTCCAGTCGACCCTCGACGATCAGGGCCCCGGTGACCAGGGCCGCGACATCTACCAGGTGCACTGGCTCGTGGAGCTGAGCGGACCGCTGGACGTCCCCCGGCTGCGGGCCACGTGGGAAGCGATTTTCGCTCGGCACCCCCAGCTTCGGCCCAGCTTCCATCGGCTCCCGTCGGGCAAGGCGGTGCAGGTCGTCCACCGGCACGTCACCTTGCCGTGGCAGGAGGTGGATCTGACGGGTGCCGACGATGTCGACGCGGCCGTCGACGCCCTGGTCGTACGGGAACAGAAGAACCGGTTCGATCTCGCCGAGCCCCCCCTGGCCCGGCTGGTGCTGATGCGCGTCGCCGAGGACCGGCACCGCCTGCTGGTCGTCATTCACCACACGCTCATCGACGGCTGGTCGGTGGCGGTCATCCTCAACGAGGCGGCCGAGGCGTACGCGGCAGGCGGGCAGCTCCCGGAACGGGCGGGCTCAGCCTCCTACCGGGACTACCTGGCCTGGCTCGACCGGCAGGACAAGGACGCGGCACGCGCGGCCTGGCGGGCGGAGCTGTCCGGTCTGGGCGAGCCGGCGCTGGTCGCGACAGCGGCCCCCGTGGCGGACTACGACCACCACGTCGTCCACCTGCCCACGGATCTCCACACCCGGCTGACGCGGCTGGCCCGCGACCACGGCCTGACGCTGAACACGGTGGTACAGGGCGCCTGGGCGATGGTTCTGGCGCGGCTTCTGCGCCGGACCGACGTGGTCTTCGGCGCCACGGTCGCCTGCCGTCCCGCGCAGCTCCCGGGTGTGGAGTCGATGCCGGGCCTCATGATGAACACGGTGCCGGTCCGGGTGCCCCTGGACGGCGGCCAATCAGTCATCGACATGCTCACCGAGGTGCAGCGCCGGCAGGCGGCCCTGATCCCGCACCAGCACCTGGGGCTGCCGGAGATCCAGAAGGCGGCCGGCGCCGGCGCGACCTTCGACACGTTGCTGGTGTTCGAGAACTATCCGCGCGAGTTCGCGGGCCAGTTCACGTATCTGGGCACGGTCGAGGGGACCCACTATCCGCTGACCCTCGGCATCATCCCGGGAGATCACTTCCGGATCCAGCTCAGCTACTGGCGCGGGCAGATCCGGGAGAGCGTCGCGGAGTCGGCGCTCCAGTGGTTCGTCGACGCGCTCGCCACGCTGGTCGCCGACCCGTCCGGATCGGTGGGGCGGATCGGCATGGCCGAGGGCCACGCGCATGAGCCGGCCCCGGCGTTGGCGGCGGGGGAGACCTTGCCGGCCCTGGTGAGGCGGGTGGTGAGGGAGCGCCCGCATAACGTGGCGGTGGTGGACGCCGAAGGTGAGCTGTCGTTCGGGCAGCTGTGGGACCGGGCGGTGGAATTGGCCGCTGTGCTGCGGAACCGCGGGGTCGGGCCGGAGCACCGGGTGGGCGTGGTGGTGGACCGGTCATCGTGGTGGCTGGTCGGGATACTGGGCGTGTCCTTGGCGGGCGGCGCGTTCGTTCCGGTGGACCCGGCCTATCCCGCCGAACGCGTCAAGTGGATTCTGGACGATGCCGATCCGGTGTCGGTGGTATGCGTCGGAACCACCCGGCCGGCCGTGCCCGAGGAGTTCGCGGATCGCCTGGTGGTGATCGGCGAGACCGATCCGGCGGAGGGCTCGGACGCGGAATTGCCGCAGGCGGGCCCGGGTGACGCGGCGTACGTGATGTACACGTCGGGGTCGACGGGCGCTCCGAAGGGGGTCGTCGTCTCCCACACGGGGCTCGGCAACCTCGCGGCGGCGCAGATCGACCGCTTCGGCGTGACGCCGTCCTCACGGGTCCTGCAGTTCGCGGCGCTGGGCTTCGACGCCATGGTGTCCGAGGTGCTGATGGCGTTGCTGTCCGGGGCGACGCTGGTCATGGCGCCGGCGCGGGATCTGCCGCCGCAGGTGTCGCTGACCGAGGCGCTGGAACGGTGGCAGGTCACGCACGTGACGGTTCCGCCGTCGGTGCTGGGCACGGTCGACGTCTTGCCGGACGAGTTGCAGACGGTGGTGGTGGCGGGGGAGGCCTGTCCGCCGAGCCTGGTGGACCGCTGGTCGGAGGGGCTGCGGCTGATCGACGCCTACGGCCCGGCCGAGGCCACGGTGTGCGCGGCGATGAGTACGCCGTTGACGGCGGGCCGGGACGTGGTCCCGATCGGGACGCCGATCGCGGGGGGCCGCTGCTATGTGCTCGACGCGTTCCTGCTGCCCTTGCCGCCGGGGATCGTCGGTGAGCTGTACGTGGCCGGAATCGGGTTGGCCCGCGGCTACCTGGGCCGCGCGGGGCTGACGGCGGAACGGTTCGTGGCTGATCCGCTCGCCCCTGGCGAACGGATGTACCGGACAGGGGATCTGGCGTACTGGACGAGCCAGGGCGACCTTGTGTTCGCCGGACGGGCCGACGACCAGGTCAAGGTCCGGGGGTTCCGGATCGAACCCGGCGAGATCGAGTCCGCTCTGGCCGACCACCCAGGGGTCTCCCAAGCCGCGGTGACCGTCCGCGCGGACCGACTGCTGGCCTACGTCTCACCCAGCGACATCGATCCGCACGCGGTGCGCGAGGGGCTCGCCTCCCGGCTGCCACAGCACATGGTGCCCACGGCGGTGATGGCGCTGGACGCCCTGCCGGTGACGGCGAACGGGAAGATCGACCGGGGCGCGCTGCCGGACCCCGACTTCGCCGCCGCGACCGCGGGACGGGAGCCGGTCACGGAGACCGAGCGGGTGTTGTGCGGCCTCTTCGCCGAGGTCCTCGGCATCGACCGGGTCGGTGCGGACGACAGCTTCTTCGAACTGGGCGGCGACTCGATCCTCTCGATGCAGCTGGCGTCGCGGGCGCGGCATACCGGTTTGACGTTCACCTCGCGGGACGTCTTCGAGTGCAGGACACCGGAGCGGCTCGCGCAGCTGACGGCCCGATCGGCGCTGCCGCACAGTGATCATGCCCCCGCGGCCGACGGTGTAGGTGGCGTCGCGTGGACGCCGGTCATGCGGATGCTGGGGGACGGGGTCGTGGGCGCGGGGTTCGCCCAGTGGGCGGCGGTGGGCGCGCCGCAGGACTTGACGGAAGACGTGCTGGCGGCCGGCCTCGCGGCGCTGGTGGATTCCCACGACATGTTGCGTCTGCGGACGGAGCCGGGGCGGCTGGTGGTGGGCGAGCCCGGGTCGGTGGACCCGGCCGGGTTGGTCACCCGCGTGGAGGCCGCAGGACGTCCGCTGGATGAGGCCGTGGAGGACGCCGCACGGGAGGCGGTGGCGCGGCTCGACCCCGCTGCGGGTGTGATGGTGCAGGCGGTATGGGTGGACAGGGGCCCGGACCGGCTGGGCCGGGTGGTGCTGGTGGTGCATCACCTGGCGGTCGACGGAGTGTCGTGGCGGGTCCTGCTGCCGGACCTCCAGGCCGCCTGCGAGGCGGTGGCCGCCGGGCGGGACCCGGTGGTGGAACCCGCAGGGGTGTCGTTCAGGCGGTGGGCAGGCCTGCTGGAGGAGTGGGCGGTCTCCGAGGAGCGGGTCGGCGAGTTGCCGGCGTGGAAGGCCATCGTCGGCCAGGAGGACCAACCGGTCGCCGCGCCCGAGCTGACCACAGGCCGGGACACGGACGGTGTGGTGCGCTCGCGGTCCTGGGTCGCGCCGAAGGCGGACACGTCCGTGCTGGTGGGACGGGCACCGGGAGTGTTCCACTGCGGGGCGCATGAGGTCCTGCTGGCCGGGCTGGCCGGCGCGGTGGCCCGGTGGCACGGCGTGGACGCGCTGTTGGTGGACGTGGAAAGCCATGGCCGTCATCCCGTCGACGGGATGGATTTGTCCAGGACAGTGGGCTGGTTCACCAGCGTGCACCCGGTGCGGCTTGATGTGGCGGGGATCGACCTCGCCGATGCGCTCACCGGTGGTTCGGCGGCCGGACGCCTGCTGAAGGCGGTCAAGGAACAGTCGCGGGCGGTGCCCGGCGATGGGCTCGGCTACGGGTTGCTGCGCTATCTCAACGGTGAGACCGGACCGGTTCTCGCGGCATTGCCCTCGCCCCAGATCGGGTTCAACTACCTGGGCCGGTTCGCTGCGGGGGACCAGAACGACGGGCGGGCGTGGCAGCTGGCCGGGGACATCGGCAGTTCGATGGACGCGAGCACGGAACTGCCGCACGCGGTGGACGCCAACGCGATCGTCCAGGACCTGCCGGACGGCCCGCAGCTGACGCTCACGCTGGAATGGCCCGACGGTCTGCTCGACGAGGCCGAGATCGAACGACTGGGCCAGCAATGGCTGGACATGCTGTCCGGGCTGGCCCGCCAGGCGGCTGACTCTGCCGCAGGCGGACACACCGCGTCCGACTTCGCCCTCGTCGACCTGGAGCAGCACGAGATCGAGGCCCTTGAGGCCGAACACTCGGGTGCCGGTGGCTTGGCCGAGGTGCTGCCGCTGTCCCCGTTGCAGCACGGCCTGGCCTTCCACGCCGGCTTCGTGGGCGACGGAGTCGACGTCTACACCGGACAGGCGGTGCTGGACCTGACCGGCCCGCTGGACATGCCGCTGCTGCGGAAGTCGGTGCGCGGGCTGCTGGACCGGCACGCCAATCTCCGTGCCGGCTTCCGGCACAGCGCCGCCGGGGTCCCCTACCAGGTGATCGCCGGCACCGTGGAGGTGCCGCTGACCCAGGTGGACGTGACGGAATCGGCAGACCCGCAGGCCGAAGCGGAGGTGGTGGCCGCGGCAGAACGGGCGAAGCCGTTCGAACTCGCCCGGCCCCCGCTGCTGCGGTTCATGGTGATCGTGGTGGGGCCGGACCAGTACCAGCTGGTACTGACCTCTCACCACATCCTGCTCGACGGCTGGTCGATACACCTGCTGCTGGATGAACTGTTCCAGCTGTACGACAACGGAGCGGATCCGCTCGCGCTGGCGCCGGTGACACCGTACGGGCAGTACCTGGCCTGGTTGAGCAGAACCGATCGGGACGCTGCGAGCACCGCGTGGCGCGAGGCCCTGGCCGGCTTGCCCGAGCCGACTCTGGTCGCGGCGGACCGGCTGGTGCCGGTCCAGATGTCCGAACAGATATGGGGCGCGCTGGACGAGACGTCCTTCGAGGCTGTGGCGGCGAGGGCCCGCGAGTTCGGCGTCACGGTCAGCACACTGCTACAGGCGGTGTGGGGAGTGGTCCTCGGGGCGATGACCGGTCGCGACGACGTGGTGTTCGGCTCGGTGGTGTCCGGGCGCTCGGCCGAGCTTCCCGGGATCGACACCATGGTCGGACTCTTCATCAACACCGTCCCGGTCCGGGTACGGATGGAGCCGCAGCACACCTTCACCGAACTGACGCGGCGCTTGCAGAGCGAGCAGACAGCGCTGCTGACCCATCACCACCTCGGGCTCGCCGACATCCAGCAGGCCGTCGGGCTCGGGCAGCTCTTCGACACCCTCTTCGTCTACGAGAACTACCCCAAGCCCGCCGCGCCCGATGACGCGGCCGCCGGCGCGGAACCGGATCGGCTGCGTGTGCAGGGCGTGACGGACGCCGACTCCACCCACTATCCCCTGGCACTGACGGCCATCCCGGGCGACGGCCTGCAACTGCGCCTCGAACGCCAGCCCGAGCTGGTCACCGCCGCGCAGGCCGATGCCGTACTGGATCGGTTCACGCAGGTGCTCGAAGCCCTCGTCGCCGCTCCGCGGGTGCCGCTGTCCGTGGTGCCGATCCTGACCGATGCCGAGCGGCGACAGCTGCGGGCGTTCAATGACACCGCGGTGGAGGTGCCGGCCCAGACGCTGCCGGAGATGTTCGCCGCGCGGGTCGCCGCCACCCCTGAGGCGACCGCGGCGGTCTTCGAGAACCAGTCGCTGACCTACGCCCAGCTCGACACCCGCGCCAACCAGTTCGCCCACTGGCTCATCGACCACGGCGTCGGAACCGAGGACCGGGTCGCGATCATGCTGCCCCGCTGCCTGGAACTGGTGGTCACCGTCCTCGGTGTCACCAAAGCCGGCGCCGCCTGGCTGCCCATCGACGCGAACTACCCCCAGGCGCGCATCGACTACATCCTCGCCGACGCGCGACCGGCGGTCGTGGTGGACGAGTCGGTGGTGCGTGCGGTCAGCGGATACCCCACCGATCCGGTGCGGTCGCGGGCAGTGCCCGAAAATGCGGCCTACCTCATCTACACCTCCGGCTCCACCGGAAAACCCAAGGGCGTCGTGCTCACCCACACCGGCTTGGCCAGTCTGGCCAACAGCCTGGCCGAGCGCCTTGATCTGACCACCCGGAGCCGGGTTCTGGCCTTGGCGTCGCCGAGTTTCGACGTCTCGGTGCTGGAACTGCTCATGGCCGTCGGTGGCGGTGCGGCACTGGTGGTTCCGCCCGAGGGTGTGGTGGCCGGTGGAGAGCTGGCCGAGGTGCTGGCGAGCCGGGAGATCAGCCATGCGCTGATCCCGCCCCCGTGCTGGCCACCGTTCCCGCATCACCCGACTGGGTACTGCCGTGCCTGGTACTGGGCGTGGCGGCGTGTCCTCCTGAACTCGTGCACCGGTGGACGCCCGGGCGCCGGATGA